The window atgcagtacctgtgagggtttctggacaatatttgtcattttttctgtgttgttaattgatttccaataataaatatatacatacatttgtgtaaagaaagcatatttgcccactcccatgttgataagagtattaaatacttgacaaatctccctttaaggtgcatgttgaacagataaaaaatgtgcaactaatttgcgattaatcaggattaactatggacaatcatgcggttaatcgcgattaaatattttaattgattgacagccctgatatcaATTTGAAGGCTTACATTCCAATGTATCTAACTTTCTCAAATGGATTTTAATTTAATGACAGATATGATGTTAAGAGCcccacttttttttgcaaataaacTCTTAATTTGTTCATGTGATTACGTGAGCTCATTCTTCTTCGCAGCTGTTGATTCCTCTCATTTTGACAGCACCGCCAGGAGTCCGTTATCACGTCCCACTTATCAAAAAAATCTGTGAAATGATTCTATATGTCCTATACGAAGGCGGTGCAAAGGAGAAGGAGAGCAGTAAAGCAagtggcaaacaaacacaatccCTCTGTGAGGTTTACTCACACATGCTGCTTACACAATCCCGACGTCCAATTAAACTGCACAATAAATCGCACTTGCACACGTGACGTGCGCGCCATAAATACATCGACAATCTGTCGCCGGCAGAAATAAAATCCCGTGAAATGAAATCCTGTGATGCTCAAGAGAACTCCGACTGCCGCCGCACGTGACCGTGAAACACAAACTGGCGCGCTGCATGAGAAATTTATGTGTGTGCTCCCCCCCCTTTGAAGCACGGGAGCACGTATGCAATATATATCAGCGTGAGCAAGAAAGAGAGATAaacaagagaaacagagaaagagatagagggagaaagAAGACAAATCTCTCTGGTGGCCTCTAACCCAGATTAGGACCCGAGGGTGTCGAGTATTTAAATAATGGATgaagcaaccgcctttttttctcctgcTGAGAATGAGCAACGCTAATGTGACTTCACTAACACAGATGCCTTGATAAACATGTGACTACTGACTCATTTTTGCTTCTTGAATCAGAACAGAAAGAGCCGCTCCGGGCTGGGAGACTCCAGAGACCAGCAGCTATTTAACAGATGTGTATGCTTGCAGATGGGACAGCGCTGGGTAAAGTTATGACTGAGAGGTggagggcagaggaggaggaggaagaggaagaggaggaggaggaggaggagaagggggatTTCAGGGTGATACATTGTGGTTTATGAGGGGGTGAGAAAGAGGGATGCtgacagagaaagagggggaaggtagagagaaaaataaacagaaagacAAAGTACTGGAGATGAAATAAACTAGCTCAGTGGAATCAATTATATATCAGGAGTCGAAGCAGGTCAGGAGCACGGAAGTTGGAGTAGATGAAGAAGAGACAAGAAGCGTAAATGCATCATGGTACCTGTGAATGGCGGCAAATAGGTCCTCAGTGGTTCGGGGCCGCGTGGGAGTCGGGGTCACCATGTTCTCGTCGCGGGCCCCGTTGGCTGACGGGGCCGGAGACGATTCAGCCGTGCTGGAGTAAAACACCTCACctgagacagagaaacacacacagttacaagagagtaaacacacacacttcaggtTGACTCACTACAACACACATGAATCCAGCATCCCGTCGCATTAACCTGGCTGTCTATGAAATCTGAAGTGGTACGGAGGAGGTGCTGGACTGTCTCCTTAcattctctttctgtctctagtatgtcctctcttttcttctcctcttgttcagcctctttttctcctcctcctcctcctcctcctcctactgtCAACCTCCGCGCTCACGTCTGCGCTCCGACTGCCTGAGCTGCTGCGGGCAGTGACAGTCTCACTTTACGCTCTCCCCTCCATCCCCTTACCAGATCTGTTCCCCTCCCCTCTGATACGATGGagcccctccccccccccccttccctccaACCACGAAAAGCATCCCCCCTTGGACACTTACCAGCCCTCCCTTagctcagagagagaagaagggatagaaagagagagagagaggggctgaGTAGGAcagactgaggaggagagaTTAACAGTAAAGAAGAGGAAATGGCAAAAAAGGATATTTGGATTTGGAGGACGGATGGTGGAGAGAAGTCAAATAGACAGTGGAGGTgtgtggagggaggggagaggaggggaggggaggggaaaaGAGCAATGCGGGAAAAACGAAGGGACAGTAGCCACAAGAGATCTCTGCATATGAAATGTAGAAGAGAGGATGCATTCGGGAGGCTGCAGCAGTGCTGTCCCAGTGATAAGCCGTCTCTCCTGCGCTATTTTCGCAGTTCTCAAATCTTTAAAAGCTTGTGAAGTTTTGGAGGGCAAAAATGAATTTCACAGCTGCCTGAGGAGCTGGCCGCACAGCCAGCAGGCACTACTAACCATACAGGATTATAGTAATGAGCTTAACTAATGAGTAGATGAAGATTTCGACTCATTTAAAATGAGTGTTCTCCCTTCACCAACTTTGATTTGATGATAACAAAACatgatagaaataaaaaatgtatttcagtcAGACTCACCAGTGTCGTCCTCCTTGGAGCTGATGGATCCAGTCGTGCTACTTGtcccatcctcctcttcctcttcatgaGCCTCTCCATTGGTATATAGTCCATGGTCAAAACTGGCAGAAGCAAGAACGTAGGACTCgtcctgggctactgttgaTGTTTCACTGCTTTCTGCTAGAAGCTCGGAGCTCTCTGgagtttcctcttcctcctgttgCTCACTTTTACTGTCTTCTTTCTTTGTTTGCGGCGCGTCTACTTGGTCTTCTATTTGCGACAGGTTGGTTATGTCCTCATGCTGAGGTGGAAGCTGTTCATTTATTGGTTGGGGGTAAAATGGTGGGACAAAAGAGAATTTGGGTTTCTTGGAGACGACTGGGGGCTTCTGTTTGATAGGAGAGCTTTGGGAGCTCCGTGGGGGACTGGGCGTTGATTCCCGTCCTTCAACTTTTTCTTTTCCGTTTAAGTAAATCTGATCCTCTACTTTCCAATTCATGACCGGTGCGTCATCTGTGCTGTCGAAGGACAACTCTTCCAAGAGCTTTGACACAGGTGATGGTGAGGAGTTACGTGAATCTTCTTCTGGGGAGCCGTTTGACAGGTGTATCACAGTGGGATGCTCCAGGGAGGGAGACTTGTCCAGGGTCTGGGGCTTTAGACCCTGAAGGAGGTCCACCCCTGTTTCCTGAGCTTTGCTGTGGTCTGATTCGCCGTTAATCTCCTTCTCCGGCCGTCTAACGGAGCGGAGTTGAATGCTCTGCAGCGCAAACGGGGTGATGAGGGGCTTAGGGGACTTGAGAGGGCTGTCGGAAAGAGCTGCTTTAGGAGCATCTTTCACCGCCTTCACAAAAGATGGGGAGGACGACGGTGGGACAAAAGCAGgcagtggaggaggtggagggggccCCAAGGAGGGGACGGGAGGGGGAGGTGGAAGGGGAGGACTGAAGCTCCCATTGAAGGATGAACTGGGGTGGATTAGCATTTcaggggatggaggaggagggaattCTGGGGAGGTGGAGCAAGCAGGGGGTGGGATCAGAGTTGGACCCTGTGGAGTGGTTGGTATCAGGGgagctggtggaggaggagtgcCTGCATTGGAGCATGGCGGTTGAGGGGGAGGGAAGGGTGGAGGTGGGCTGAGATTGGTGGTgggagctgaggaggaggtgaaggccAAGGGTGGAGGTGGTGGCGGAGGAGGTCCGGAGCTTTTAAGAGAGTCCGAGGTGTTGGAGGAAAgggaggtggaagaggaggacatggatacagaggagaggagagaggactttCTCTCGGGCACTTTGGGTTTGGGCCGGCTGCCTGAAGGAGACATGGACCTGACGAACGAGGGCACTGGGGTTCCAGCTGTAGGGGTGTTGGACTGGCTGGAGTAGCCGCTAGATGGGGAGGTCAACCTGTGCACCCTGTCCGGTGAGGAGGTGGACATTTTGGGCTTCACTGCCACCCCTCTCTCCTGGCCTGGAGCTCCAGGGGCCTCGCTGTTGTTGAGAATCTCACCTCCGTTCTGTAATTCTCCCGGATGAGCCCCAGTCGACATGTTATCTGTGGCGTGGGCCGGAGGGGTCTGTGCCCTCTGGTCTCCATGGTTACGAGGGTAGTCCATGTAGTAGCCCCAGGAATCAGCGTAGTCCGAGCGCAAGCTGCTGGTGTCACTGTGAGCGGGCGTTACGTGGCATAGCGAGTACACGTTAGACACACCGCCGCAGTTGGCGTTAGCTCCTAGTGACGCTGCAGAGCTACCTGCGCTGATGCTGCTCTGACTGCGTGGCCGTAGCACCCAAGGGTCATCGTAGTCGCTGCTCGGGCTGTGAGAGGGTGAAGATGGTGAAGCCCCTTTTCCTTTCCCTCCTCTCAGCCCCATCTGTAAGCTCTGCTGCAAGCTGGCAATCAGAGTCTCATTGAGCATGGCTGCGTTTGGCTCCTTAGCGCCACCGATGGCGCTGACGCCTCCGAGGGGCTTTTTCGCAGAAGTCTTGCGTCTAAGAGAGTCTGTACGAGCCGGGGGCAGCGGAGGCTTCTTGGACTTGCGGAGGGAGATGCTGCGGGACAGCGAGCGGTCACTGTACAAGCTCGCAGAGTCTTCCTGATTGGCCATCTCGCGGCACTCGTACATGCTGTGCCTGGTGCCCCGTCCAGGTGTTGCAATGTGCCCACTGCCCTGGCTGCGAGAGCGCAGGCCCGAGTCCAGGTGCATGGAGGTGTAGTATCCATCGTTGTCTTGGGAATAGAGGGAGCTGGAGTCGGTGGTGGTCCTGGAGGAGAGGTCCAGACTGCTATACAGCTGGTTTATAGGAGTGGAGCAGCTGGAGGTCAGAGTACGGTGTGGAACCACCACGTTTTCTGGCGTGTCGTAGATCCACTGCTCTTCTGGCAGACAGGATGGCGGCGTGGGGGCCAGGGTGCTGTGGCTGTGTATACTGCTGTCCGAGTGCCCTGACTCGCTAGCAGGTTTTGCGACTACCAGGCCGCCATCCTGTGGTGTATGAGTGGGGGTAGAGGTGGCCAAGGCGGGGCAGGTGGAGCTGTGGGTGAAGGCTGTTAGACTGGGGATCATGCGGTCGGCGTTGGTGGAGGAAGCCAGACTGAGCGGTCGAGCTGTGGGGTAAGCTGAGGCGGGGGAGGTGTTGAGGGTAATGACCTCAGAGGAGCTAGACAGGGTGGCGTTGGGGATGACTGAGGTGGAATAGGCAGCATGTGGGGACACCACACATGCTGGTCCACCACCCCAATCACTGGCCTGCGTCCCCCTAAACTCCTGAGACTTGGGCCTAGGCAGGGTGCCTGTCCTTGGGGCGTTCCTCATGTGCACCACTGTATTGTCGACCTGAAGCTTTCCAATCTGCCTCTGAGGTGTGGTTTGCTCCTCTGACCTGATAGGGGTGCTGCTACAGAGGGGGTCCGCACTGAGGGACACCCTGGCTCCCTGTCGGGGCAGACTGTGAAAACGGGAAGGATCTCTATTAAACTGCGGCAGCATCAAGATCCCAGAGCTGTCGTTGCTCGAAATGGATATACTTCCTGTCGAGGAGGAAGCGGAAATGCCGGCCATTTGAGCAGCGATTCCCTGTCCTCTCTGAGCCCGGATTCTCCTCATGGACGGGGGTACAACCTTTATTTCTTCTGTCTGGCAGCCGGAGTCTCTGGTGTCTGAACGTCGGAGCGTTGAGTTGACGCTCCCAACTCTGCCCAAGGTGGAGTACTGTCCCGGGATGAACATGGAATGCGGCCGGAGCTCTCCGCCGTGTGCTTTTGCTGCTGtcaaaggaagaaagaaaacatgtgattgatCAAAATACCTTGTTTACTCTTCTTGCACCACAAcccttctcttccctctctatAACTTCTCCAGCAACAGTGCCTTGTGCTCTTCTGGCTGGGCTGTTAGATAAACTGCGGTCACATGGAAGctaattaatttgatttaactGTAGCCCTCTCATGCATTACTAACTTCTGGTCTTCTTCATTAAGAAGGAAAGGGtatgaagagagacagagagactccATGCTATGCTTCCCCTCCTATTCTGGCTCTGGCTCAGTCCGATAGATAGAAACGAATAATACCCTGTGGTCCAGGACAGGCAGCTGACAAAGGTATGAGGCAGCCAACAAAAACATACATGGacacgaacacacacagtgttgacaTGGTCATGCACTGTCGTACAGGACAGAATATGCAGATAAACATAGAGACAAGGACAAACAGAAATGCAGATATCAcaaagacacgcacacacacacaccgaacaTACCggcttgtaaacaaacaatctGAAGAATGAGTTGTAAAACGAGAGATGATGTCTAGTGTGTCTCCCATCTGTGGTGCCTCTCCTGTTGATGCTCGTATcccaaaaacatacacacactcttgcgtcctttcttcttctctctctctcgctctccctctaAACCACACATACACTCTCCCTCCTTTGCTAAAAGCTGGAGTGACAGCttggctgctgttgctgctgcgaTAGATTAAGCTGCAGGTCTATTTCGCAGGCAGCTCTTGTgcgaaggagagggagggatgaagcGCTGGGACAATTACCCCGGCCCAGTAATCATGACATTCAGAGGCTGTCGTCAGCTGGTCACTAACCAGACTTTAAAGCTCCTTCCCTATCAGCCCTGGGGATCTTATCGCACAGAGAAATGACATTCTCCTTAAACACTGCTGTCGTCCTACAGCGCAGGGACGTGTAAATAAACATCAGCCATGCGGTGCGTCAGCACAGCACAGTGTCAGCTTAGTAAGCTTAGTGCTCGCTTAACACCCAGCTCAGCTCGGTAGGGGCCCCCAT is drawn from Sebastes umbrosus isolate fSebUmb1 chromosome 18, fSebUmb1.pri, whole genome shotgun sequence and contains these coding sequences:
- the nhsl1b gene encoding NHS-like protein 1 isoform X9, with the protein product MRRERRSASFRKEKPAGLSRALSWLNVSTLSRQSRRIFHSQNNLHAVHSRQPYSHSHTHLHAADRDADDEDDDNWVYQPQHKIAVSNLDEESKWTVHYTAPWHQQENVFLPGSRPPCVEDLHRQAKVNLKTALRECDKLRKDGFRSSQYYSQGPTFSDPLQSTGCLQDEEEDDNDKKSTASSAEDSKSQLSMRPQTPQGGGEGGEAYEVDGQVVWHKGTALPTPEEKMRLAARAVPTDIVPINVTAAKAHGGELRPHSMFIPGQYSTLGRVGSVNSTLRRSDTRDSGCQTEEIKVVPPSMRRIRAQRGQGIAAQMAGISASSSTGSISISSNDSSGILMLPQFNRDPSRFHSLPRQGARVSLSADPLCSSTPIRSEEQTTPQRQIGKLQVDNTVVHMRNAPRTGTLPRPKSQEFRGTQASDWGGGPACVVSPHAAYSTSVIPNATLSSSSEVITLNTSPASAYPTARPLSLASSTNADRMIPSLTAFTHSSTCPALATSTPTHTPQDGGLVVAKPASESGHSDSSIHSHSTLAPTPPSCLPEEQWIYDTPENVVVPHRTLTSSCSTPINQLYSSLDLSSRTTTDSSSLYSQDNDGYYTSMHLDSGLRSRSQGSGHIATPGRGTRHSMYECREMANQEDSASLYSDRSLSRSISLRKSKKPPLPPARTDSLRRKTSAKKPLGGVSAIGGAKEPNAAMLNETLIASLQQSLQMGLRGGKGKGASPSSPSHSPSSDYDDPWVLRPRSQSSISAGSSAASLGANANCGGVSNVYSLCHVTPAHSDTSSLRSDYADSWGYYMDYPRNHGDQRAQTPPAHATDNMSTGAHPGELQNGGEILNNSEAPGAPGQERGVAVKPKMSTSSPDRVHRLTSPSSGYSSQSNTPTAGTPVPSFVRSMSPSGSRPKPKVPERKSSLLSSVSMSSSSTSLSSNTSDSLKSSGPPPPPPPPLAFTSSSAPTTNLSPPPPFPPPQPPCSNAGTPPPPAPLIPTTPQGPTLIPPPACSTSPEFPPPPSPEMLIHPSSSFNGSFSPPLPPPPPVPSLGPPPPPPLPAFVPPSSSPSFVKAVKDAPKAALSDSPLKSPKPLITPFALQSIQLRSVRRPEKEINGESDHSKAQETGVDLLQGLKPQTLDKSPSLEHPTVIHLSNGSPEEDSRNSSPSPVSKLLEELSFDSTDDAPVMNWKVEDQIYLNGKEKVEGRESTPSPPRSSQSSPIKQKPPVVSKKPKFSFVPPFYPQPINEQLPPQHEDITNLSQIEDQVDAPQTKKEDSKSEQQEEEETPESSELLAESSETSTVAQDESYVLASASFDHGLYTNGEAHEEEEEDGTSSTTGSISSKEDDTGEVFYSSTAESSPAPSANGARDENMVTPTPTRPRTTEDLFAAIHRGGMQWVGASFLERSKRKVLGRKESEEDKSRTGSQPQSPPATPTGGSPVTVSPGLVSPGMVSPGTVSSLPRQSGSIQRNLRKSSTSSDTFKALLLKKGSRTETSFRMSATEMLRSTDPRSQRPYSESALDSPAGSPSSLSSPNSPCGSPSRGKRATDEWSRYEALALSSPTSSSYSMSGFKYGRSRTPPSAASSKYNARNRILSSPMTVICEREGELAESEYGDTAESLSAPTAQTLPVLNNSNGTFSEEGRS
- the nhsl1b gene encoding NHS-like protein 1 isoform X4; its protein translation is MRRERRSASFRKEKPAGLSRALSWLNVSTLSRQSRRIFHSQNNLHAVHSRQPYSHSHTHLHAADRDADDEDDDNWVYQPQHKIAVSNLDEESKWTVHYTAPWHQQENVFLPGSRPPCVEDLHRQAKVNLKTALRECDKLRKDGFRSSQYYSQGPTFSDPLQSTGCLQDEEEDDNDKKSTASSAEDSKSQLSMRPQTPQGGGEGGEAYEVDGQVVWHKGTALPTPEEKMRLAARAVPTDIVPINVTGAVFDRQASVRRSLINTDTVSRRPKKVKRRKTISGLPDNFNHELAAKAHGGELRPHSMFIPGQYSTLGRVGSVNSTLRRSDTRDSGCQTEEIKVVPPSMRRIRAQRGQGIAAQMAGISASSSTGSISISSNDSSGILMLPQFNRDPSRFHSLPRQGARVSLSADPLCSSTPIRSEEQTTPQRQIGKLQVDNTVVHMRNAPRTGTLPRPKSQEFRGTQASDWGGGPACVVSPHAAYSTSVIPNATLSSSSEVITLNTSPASAYPTARPLSLASSTNADRMIPSLTAFTHSSTCPALATSTPTHTPQDGGLVVAKPASESGHSDSSIHSHSTLAPTPPSCLPEEQWIYDTPENVVVPHRTLTSSCSTPINQLYSSLDLSSRTTTDSSSLYSQDNDGYYTSMHLDSGLRSRSQGSGHIATPGRGTRHSMYECREMANQEDSASLYSDRSLSRSISLRKSKKPPLPPARTDSLRRKTSAKKPLGGVSAIGGAKEPNAAMLNETLIASLQQSLQMGLRGGKGKGASPSSPSHSPSSDYDDPWVLRPRSQSSISAGSSAASLGANANCGGVSNVYSLCHVTPAHSDTSSLRSDYADSWGYYMDYPRNHGDQRAQTPPAHATDNMSTGAHPGELQNGGEILNNSEAPGAPGQERGVAVKPKMSTSSPDRVHRLTSPSSGYSSQSNTPTAGTPVPSFVRSMSPSGSRPKPKVPERKSSLLSSVSMSSSSTSLSSNTSDSLKSSGPPPPPPPPLAFTSSSAPTTNLSPPPPFPPPQPPCSNAGTPPPPAPLIPTTPQGPTLIPPPACSTSPEFPPPPSPEMLIHPSSSFNGSFSPPLPPPPPVPSLGPPPPPPLPAFVPPSSSPSFVKAVKDAPKAALSDSPLKSPKPLITPFALQSIQLRSVRRPEKEINGESDHSKAQETGVDLLQGLKPQTLDKSPSLEHPTVIHLSNGSPEEDSRNSSPSPVSKLLEELSFDSTDDAPVMNWKVEDQIYLNGKEKVEGRESTPSPPRSSQSSPIKQKPPVVSKKPKFSFVPPFYPQPINEQLPPQHEDITNLSQIEDQVDAPQTKKEDSKSEQQEEEETPESSELLAESSETSTVAQDESYVLASASFDHGLYTNGEAHEEEEEDGTSSTTGSISSKEDDTGEVFYSSTAESSPAPSANGARDENMVTPTPTRPRTTEDLFAAIHRGGMQWVGASFLERSKRKVLGRKESEEDKSRTGSQPQSPPATPTGGSPVTVSPGLVSPGMVSPGTVSSLPRQSGSIQRNLRKSSTSSDTFKALLLKKGSRTETSFRMSATEMLRSTDPRSQRPYSESALDSPAGSPSSLSSPNSPCGSPSRGKRATDEWSRYEALALSSPTSSSYSMSGFKYGRSRTPPSAASSKYNARNRILSSPMTVICEREGELAESEYGDTAESLSAPTAQTLPVLNNSNGTFSEEGRS
- the nhsl1b gene encoding NHS-like protein 1 isoform X2, translating into MPFEQRSIEPRRVSRLSARDGWIPREEPGTRKLRKPVLFSSLDEVGCHTLTNIIHQLSDLSRHASDIFLAIEMEAGMVFRRSCRIQGRLHRLQAEVRKVDPKKVKIPVSNLDEESKWTVHYTAPWHQQENVFLPGSRPPCVEDLHRQAKVNLKTALRECDKLRKDGFRSSQYYSQGPTFSDPLQSTGCLQDEEEDDNDKKSTASSAEDSKSQLSMRPQTPQGGGEGGEAYEVDGQVVWHKGTALPTPEEKMRLAARAVPTDIVPINVTGAVFDRQASVRRSLINTDTVSRRPKKVKRRKTISGLPDNFNHELAKAHGGELRPHSMFIPGQYSTLGRVGSVNSTLRRSDTRDSGCQTEEIKVVPPSMRRIRAQRGQGIAAQMAGISASSSTGSISISSNDSSGILMLPQFNRDPSRFHSLPRQGARVSLSADPLCSSTPIRSEEQTTPQRQIGKLQVDNTVVHMRNAPRTGTLPRPKSQEFRGTQASDWGGGPACVVSPHAAYSTSVIPNATLSSSSEVITLNTSPASAYPTARPLSLASSTNADRMIPSLTAFTHSSTCPALATSTPTHTPQDGGLVVAKPASESGHSDSSIHSHSTLAPTPPSCLPEEQWIYDTPENVVVPHRTLTSSCSTPINQLYSSLDLSSRTTTDSSSLYSQDNDGYYTSMHLDSGLRSRSQGSGHIATPGRGTRHSMYECREMANQEDSASLYSDRSLSRSISLRKSKKPPLPPARTDSLRRKTSAKKPLGGVSAIGGAKEPNAAMLNETLIASLQQSLQMGLRGGKGKGASPSSPSHSPSSDYDDPWVLRPRSQSSISAGSSAASLGANANCGGVSNVYSLCHVTPAHSDTSSLRSDYADSWGYYMDYPRNHGDQRAQTPPAHATDNMSTGAHPGELQNGGEILNNSEAPGAPGQERGVAVKPKMSTSSPDRVHRLTSPSSGYSSQSNTPTAGTPVPSFVRSMSPSGSRPKPKVPERKSSLLSSVSMSSSSTSLSSNTSDSLKSSGPPPPPPPPLAFTSSSAPTTNLSPPPPFPPPQPPCSNAGTPPPPAPLIPTTPQGPTLIPPPACSTSPEFPPPPSPEMLIHPSSSFNGSFSPPLPPPPPVPSLGPPPPPPLPAFVPPSSSPSFVKAVKDAPKAALSDSPLKSPKPLITPFALQSIQLRSVRRPEKEINGESDHSKAQETGVDLLQGLKPQTLDKSPSLEHPTVIHLSNGSPEEDSRNSSPSPVSKLLEELSFDSTDDAPVMNWKVEDQIYLNGKEKVEGRESTPSPPRSSQSSPIKQKPPVVSKKPKFSFVPPFYPQPINEQLPPQHEDITNLSQIEDQVDAPQTKKEDSKSEQQEEEETPESSELLAESSETSTVAQDESYVLASASFDHGLYTNGEAHEEEEEDGTSSTTGSISSKEDDTGEVFYSSTAESSPAPSANGARDENMVTPTPTRPRTTEDLFAAIHRGGMQWVGASFLERSKRKVLGRKESEEDKSRTGSQPQSPPATPTGGSPVTVSPGLVSPGMVSPGTVSSLPRQSGSIQRNLRKSSTSSDTFKALLLKKGSRTETSFRMSATEMLRSTDPRSQRPYSESALDSPAGSPSSLSSPNSPCGSPSRGKRATDEWSRYEALALSSPTSSSYSMSGFKYGRSRTPPSAASSKYNARNRILSSPMTVICEREGELAESEYGDTAESLSAPTAQTLPVLNNSNGTFSEEGRS
- the nhsl1b gene encoding NHS-like protein 1 isoform X7; translated protein: MFCLKAVSNLDEESKWTVHYTAPWHQQENVFLPGSRPPCVEDLHRQAKVNLKTALRECDKLRKDGFRSSQYYSQGPTFSDPLQSTGCLQDEEEDDNDKKSTASSAEDSKSQLSMRPQTPQGGGEGGEAYEVDGQVVWHKGTALPTPEEKMRLAARAVPTDIVPINVTGAVFDRQASVRRSLINTDTVSRRPKKVKRRKTISGLPDNFNHELAAKAHGGELRPHSMFIPGQYSTLGRVGSVNSTLRRSDTRDSGCQTEEIKVVPPSMRRIRAQRGQGIAAQMAGISASSSTGSISISSNDSSGILMLPQFNRDPSRFHSLPRQGARVSLSADPLCSSTPIRSEEQTTPQRQIGKLQVDNTVVHMRNAPRTGTLPRPKSQEFRGTQASDWGGGPACVVSPHAAYSTSVIPNATLSSSSEVITLNTSPASAYPTARPLSLASSTNADRMIPSLTAFTHSSTCPALATSTPTHTPQDGGLVVAKPASESGHSDSSIHSHSTLAPTPPSCLPEEQWIYDTPENVVVPHRTLTSSCSTPINQLYSSLDLSSRTTTDSSSLYSQDNDGYYTSMHLDSGLRSRSQGSGHIATPGRGTRHSMYECREMANQEDSASLYSDRSLSRSISLRKSKKPPLPPARTDSLRRKTSAKKPLGGVSAIGGAKEPNAAMLNETLIASLQQSLQMGLRGGKGKGASPSSPSHSPSSDYDDPWVLRPRSQSSISAGSSAASLGANANCGGVSNVYSLCHVTPAHSDTSSLRSDYADSWGYYMDYPRNHGDQRAQTPPAHATDNMSTGAHPGELQNGGEILNNSEAPGAPGQERGVAVKPKMSTSSPDRVHRLTSPSSGYSSQSNTPTAGTPVPSFVRSMSPSGSRPKPKVPERKSSLLSSVSMSSSSTSLSSNTSDSLKSSGPPPPPPPPLAFTSSSAPTTNLSPPPPFPPPQPPCSNAGTPPPPAPLIPTTPQGPTLIPPPACSTSPEFPPPPSPEMLIHPSSSFNGSFSPPLPPPPPVPSLGPPPPPPLPAFVPPSSSPSFVKAVKDAPKAALSDSPLKSPKPLITPFALQSIQLRSVRRPEKEINGESDHSKAQETGVDLLQGLKPQTLDKSPSLEHPTVIHLSNGSPEEDSRNSSPSPVSKLLEELSFDSTDDAPVMNWKVEDQIYLNGKEKVEGRESTPSPPRSSQSSPIKQKPPVVSKKPKFSFVPPFYPQPINEQLPPQHEDITNLSQIEDQVDAPQTKKEDSKSEQQEEEETPESSELLAESSETSTVAQDESYVLASASFDHGLYTNGEAHEEEEEDGTSSTTGSISSKEDDTGEVFYSSTAESSPAPSANGARDENMVTPTPTRPRTTEDLFAAIHRGGMQWVGASFLERSKRKVLGRKESEEDKSRTGSQPQSPPATPTGGSPVTVSPGLVSPGMVSPGTVSSLPRQSGSIQRNLRKSSTSSDTFKALLLKKGSRTETSFRMSATEMLRSTDPRSQRPYSESALDSPAGSPSSLSSPNSPCGSPSRGKRATDEWSRYEALALSSPTSSSYSMSGFKYGRSRTPPSAASSKYNARNRILSSPMTVICEREGELAESEYGDTAESLSAPTAQTLPVLNNSNGTFSEEGRS